A genomic region of Dreissena polymorpha isolate Duluth1 chromosome 4, UMN_Dpol_1.0, whole genome shotgun sequence contains the following coding sequences:
- the LOC127876967 gene encoding uncharacterized protein LOC127876967 isoform X1, with translation MKGELVFAFFLLSTWIPGTYGLTGHVCTVIQYYQYWTTTRTGLWGWSRRSVTRLGSTYVQVCCFGWQDNGRGECVIPKCRTPCYNGGTCIAPDTCKCPPSHDGTNCATLLCSHKKPCFPGVCGYPENNCQCYKGWEGPTCLTFSTGQNLPTMLSCGVTLANIRRTDLKELFYFSIPCSNETASDIVWCNQQNFNFARFSIDSLYIPLHAYFPSEKYIHSSNFGIVHSEAHVLHTKVNKNGGPNRIVALDNKYNCTEISERRPSNNANCVMTENDYIYSLEHGDEFTVRFSTRSGGYRQLYDIDYNRISSLETYNGHVDAKSVEFKFDFIAPLHCSEQESHIRMPDLEQVMAMKEGDGGIYVTSAIKETGYMWQTSQNDTKTNLVFKWASHFVNKVHADGKLLNSILPYPTQFKALEDDGILRSKKYVSIDDNHGLRTLAAIPNKNGIIKFDVKRVYTDDKREPTSGWTEIPLTENYNFSEIIADGSHVRLWVRATDIMNNTLADYTEVHIDNSPPRVSNSEIQHNALNGSFPYTTRLTFDASDDGSGVHKIAVDLFVADYPNFKRTEIFQANRKNESGACASDPECRCILDTCFRLKQSVDIDNCWYLVPKEYLNSTGGIQVTVYNQALLTQAFNFSIKRLSILQGLEEYSGPTNIRVEENLASGVRLVWDLPDKPSCYGRVDIVLVINIGNGQIRKILVNSEENSVDVLGLDPDKEYSVSLNLGFHGTELAELPYSFRTAAQENHLDGGIIAGVVIAVLVLIGAMLAVFVLLLRRGYMQPVRRRLDAMTVRYRKSRFTRPRSHANLKERSYSNSMYIYGDMDFKDVDSWQLSRNDVVLESLLASGSFADIYLASVQNRRNQMIAKTLKQGYTSQDAFLMKAKINFYSMEVGEHENVISFVGAVTENTDMGPFILFEYCSKGQLNDHLSTLRSNVTVQVHEQLLHFCLQVARGMDFLAAKKIVHRRLAARNVLLDSNITAKISGFGPIAGDGVEDGIDRRRERIPIKWMAPECLKSTKDATDEKRYLVVWRGPLRDIFTGRSTIRRHSREGDTWSIKERLPSAKARAV, from the exons ATGAAAGGGGAATTAGTGTTTGCATTTTTTCTTCTAAGTACCTGGATACCAGGGACATATGGTCTTACAGG ACATGTTTGTACCGTCATCCAATACTACCAGTACTGGACAACTACAAGAACAGGTCTATG GGGATGGAGTAGAAGGTCGGTAACCAGGCTGGGAAGCACTTATGTGCAGGTCTGCTGTTTTGGATGGCAGGATAATGGACGTGGAGAATGTGTCATAC CAAAATGCCGCACGCCTTGCTATAATGGcggcacgtgcatagctccggaCACGTGCAAGTGTCCGCCGTCACACGATGGGACCAATTGTGCAACAT tgCTGTGTTCACACAAGAAGCCATGTTTTCCTGGTGTCTGTGGTTACCCTGAAAACAACTGTCAGTGTTATAAAGGCTGGGAAGGACCGACGTGTCTTACAT TTTCCACCGGTCAGAATTTGCCAACAATGCTGTCCTGCGGTGTTACACTGGCTAACATACGGCGTACAGACCTGAAAGAACTGTTCTATTTTAG TATACCATGTTCAAATGAGACCGCAAGTGACATCGTATGGTGCAACCAGCAGAATTTCAACTTCGCACGATTTTCCATCGATTCATTGTACATTCCTCTACATGCATATTTCCCGTCAGAAAAATATATCCACTCCAGTAATTTCGGGATAGTCCACAGCGAAGCACACGTTCTACACACTAAGGTCAACAAAAACG GTGGACCGAACCGTATTGTTGCACTTGATAACAAATATAACTGCACCGAAATATCTGAAAGAAGACCGTCAAACAACGCCAACTGTGTGATGACAGAAAATGACTACATATACAGTTTGGAGCATGGCGatga ATTTACAGTAAGATTTAGTACAAGAAGCGGCGGCTACAGACAGCTCTATGACATAGACTACAACAGAATTTCTTCGTTGGAAACCTATAACGGTCATGTTGACGCAAAGTCAGTAGAGTTCAAATTTGACTTCATAGCTCCATTACACTGCTCGGAACAAGAGTCGCATATAAG AATGCCTGATCTTGAGCAAGTAATGGCGATGAAGGAAGGAGATGGTGGTATCTACGTAACAAGCGCTATCAAGGAGACAGGCTATATGTGGCAGACCTCACAAAATGACACCAAAACTAACCTTGTATTTAAGTGGGCCTCCCACTTTGTCAACAAAGTTCACGCAGatggaaaactattaaattcaATTTTACCATATCCGACTCAGTTCAAAGCGCTTGAAGACGACGGAATTCTCCGTAGCAAAAA aTACGTCTCCATTGACGATAATCATGGACTGCGGACTCTAGCGGCGATTCCGAACAAGAACGGCATTATCAAGTTCGACGTTAAGCGCGTATATACAGATGATAAAAGG GAACCGACATCGGGTTGGACAGAAATACCGTTGACAGAAAATTATAACTTTTCCGAAATCATTGCTGATGGAAGCCACGTAAGACTTTGGGTTCGAGCCACGGATATCATGAATAACACTTTAGCCGATTATACCGAGGTGCACATTGACAACTCGCCTCCTAGGGTATCAAATAGCGAGATACAACATAATGCACTCAATGGATCATTTCCTTATACCACTAG GTTGACATTTGACGCATCAGATGACGGTAGCGGTGTCCACAAAATTGCAGTCGACTTGTTTGTTGCAGATTACCCGAACTTTAAACGGACGGAAATTTTCCAGGCAAATcggaaaaat GAATCTGGCGCATGCGCAAGTGACCCTGAATGCCGATGCATCTTGGATACATGTTTTCGACTGAAACAGTCAGTCGATATAGATAACTGCTGGtatttagtgccaaaagaataTCTTAATAGTACAGGAGGAATACAGGTCACTGTATACAACCAAGCTCTTCTTACACAGGCATTTAATTTTTCG ATAAAAAGATTGAGTATCTTGCAAGGATTAGAAGAAT ATTCTGGGCCAACCAACATCAGAGTCGAAGAAAATCTCGCTAGCGGAGTAAGACTTGTGTGGGATCTCCCGGACAAACCGTCTTGCTATGGACGTGTTGACATTGTACTGGTCATAAACATTGGCAATGGACAAATCAGAAAAATTCTGGTCAACAGTGAGGAAAACTCGGTGGATGTTCTTGGTCTTGACCCGGATAAGGAATACAGCGTTTCGTTGAACCTTGGATTTCATGGAACTGAACTTGCAGAGCTCCCGTATTCATTTAGAACAG cTGCTCAAGAGAATCATCTTGACGGTGGAATAATCGCAGGCGTTGTTATCG CTGTATTGGTTCTTATTGGAGCCATGTTAGCTGTGTTTGTGTTGTTACTCCGGAGAGGTTATATGCAACCGGTCAGAAGACGATTGGACGCTATGACAGTTCGATACAGGAAGTCTCGGTTTACTAGACCTCGATCGCATGCGAACCTTAAGGAACgg TCATATAGCAACTCCATGTACATATACGGAGATATGGACTTCAAAGACGTTGATTCTTGGCAACTCAGCAGGAATGATGTTGTACTTGAGAGCCTATTAGCATCCGGATCTTTCGCTGATATATACCTGGCCAGCGTTCAGAACCGAAGAAACCAAATGATCGCAAAAACGCTTAAAC aGGGTTACACAAGCCAAGATGCGTTCTTAATGAAAGCTAAAATCAACTTCTACTCCATGGAAGTTGGCGAGCACGAGAATGTCATCTCCTTTGTTGGCGCTGTGACTGAAAATACTGACA TGGGTCCATTCATCCTGTTCGAGTATTGCAGCAAGGGTCAGTTGAATGATCACTTGTCTACCCTGCGTAGCAACGTGACTGTACAAGTTCACGAACAGTTGCTACATTTTTGTTTGCAAGTGGCTCGTGGAATGGATTTTCTAGCTGCAAAAAAG ATTGTCCACCGGCGTCTAGCAGCTCGTAACGTTCTTCTGGACTCGAACATTACGGCCAAGATTTCTGGCTTTGGACCGATTGCTGGAGATGGGGTAGAGGACGGCATTGATAGGAGACGT GAGAGAATTCCAATCAAGTGGATGGCACCGGAATGTTTGAAATCAACAAAAGATGCAACAGATGAAAAGCGATATCTGGTCGTATGGCGTGGTCCTCTGAGAGATATTTTCACTGG GCGCAGCACCATTCGAAGACATTCGAGGGAAGGAGATACCTGGTCGATTAAAGAGCGGTTACCGTCTGCAAAAGCCAGAGCAGTGTGA
- the LOC127876967 gene encoding uncharacterized protein LOC127876967 isoform X2: MTAVAHVGWSRRSVTRLGSTYVQVCCFGWQDNGRGECVIPKCRTPCYNGGTCIAPDTCKCPPSHDGTNCATLLCSHKKPCFPGVCGYPENNCQCYKGWEGPTCLTFSTGQNLPTMLSCGVTLANIRRTDLKELFYFSIPCSNETASDIVWCNQQNFNFARFSIDSLYIPLHAYFPSEKYIHSSNFGIVHSEAHVLHTKVNKNGGPNRIVALDNKYNCTEISERRPSNNANCVMTENDYIYSLEHGDEFTVRFSTRSGGYRQLYDIDYNRISSLETYNGHVDAKSVEFKFDFIAPLHCSEQESHIRMPDLEQVMAMKEGDGGIYVTSAIKETGYMWQTSQNDTKTNLVFKWASHFVNKVHADGKLLNSILPYPTQFKALEDDGILRSKKYVSIDDNHGLRTLAAIPNKNGIIKFDVKRVYTDDKREPTSGWTEIPLTENYNFSEIIADGSHVRLWVRATDIMNNTLADYTEVHIDNSPPRVSNSEIQHNALNGSFPYTTRLTFDASDDGSGVHKIAVDLFVADYPNFKRTEIFQANRKNESGACASDPECRCILDTCFRLKQSVDIDNCWYLVPKEYLNSTGGIQVTVYNQALLTQAFNFSIKRLSILQGLEEYSGPTNIRVEENLASGVRLVWDLPDKPSCYGRVDIVLVINIGNGQIRKILVNSEENSVDVLGLDPDKEYSVSLNLGFHGTELAELPYSFRTAAQENHLDGGIIAGVVIAVLVLIGAMLAVFVLLLRRGYMQPVRRRLDAMTVRYRKSRFTRPRSHANLKERSYSNSMYIYGDMDFKDVDSWQLSRNDVVLESLLASGSFADIYLASVQNRRNQMIAKTLKQGYTSQDAFLMKAKINFYSMEVGEHENVISFVGAVTENTDMGPFILFEYCSKGQLNDHLSTLRSNVTVQVHEQLLHFCLQVARGMDFLAAKKIVHRRLAARNVLLDSNITAKISGFGPIAGDGVEDGIDRRRERIPIKWMAPECLKSTKDATDEKRYLVVWRGPLRDIFTGRSTIRRHSREGDTWSIKERLPSAKARAV, from the exons ATGACCGCCGTTGCTCATGT GGGATGGAGTAGAAGGTCGGTAACCAGGCTGGGAAGCACTTATGTGCAGGTCTGCTGTTTTGGATGGCAGGATAATGGACGTGGAGAATGTGTCATAC CAAAATGCCGCACGCCTTGCTATAATGGcggcacgtgcatagctccggaCACGTGCAAGTGTCCGCCGTCACACGATGGGACCAATTGTGCAACAT tgCTGTGTTCACACAAGAAGCCATGTTTTCCTGGTGTCTGTGGTTACCCTGAAAACAACTGTCAGTGTTATAAAGGCTGGGAAGGACCGACGTGTCTTACAT TTTCCACCGGTCAGAATTTGCCAACAATGCTGTCCTGCGGTGTTACACTGGCTAACATACGGCGTACAGACCTGAAAGAACTGTTCTATTTTAG TATACCATGTTCAAATGAGACCGCAAGTGACATCGTATGGTGCAACCAGCAGAATTTCAACTTCGCACGATTTTCCATCGATTCATTGTACATTCCTCTACATGCATATTTCCCGTCAGAAAAATATATCCACTCCAGTAATTTCGGGATAGTCCACAGCGAAGCACACGTTCTACACACTAAGGTCAACAAAAACG GTGGACCGAACCGTATTGTTGCACTTGATAACAAATATAACTGCACCGAAATATCTGAAAGAAGACCGTCAAACAACGCCAACTGTGTGATGACAGAAAATGACTACATATACAGTTTGGAGCATGGCGatga ATTTACAGTAAGATTTAGTACAAGAAGCGGCGGCTACAGACAGCTCTATGACATAGACTACAACAGAATTTCTTCGTTGGAAACCTATAACGGTCATGTTGACGCAAAGTCAGTAGAGTTCAAATTTGACTTCATAGCTCCATTACACTGCTCGGAACAAGAGTCGCATATAAG AATGCCTGATCTTGAGCAAGTAATGGCGATGAAGGAAGGAGATGGTGGTATCTACGTAACAAGCGCTATCAAGGAGACAGGCTATATGTGGCAGACCTCACAAAATGACACCAAAACTAACCTTGTATTTAAGTGGGCCTCCCACTTTGTCAACAAAGTTCACGCAGatggaaaactattaaattcaATTTTACCATATCCGACTCAGTTCAAAGCGCTTGAAGACGACGGAATTCTCCGTAGCAAAAA aTACGTCTCCATTGACGATAATCATGGACTGCGGACTCTAGCGGCGATTCCGAACAAGAACGGCATTATCAAGTTCGACGTTAAGCGCGTATATACAGATGATAAAAGG GAACCGACATCGGGTTGGACAGAAATACCGTTGACAGAAAATTATAACTTTTCCGAAATCATTGCTGATGGAAGCCACGTAAGACTTTGGGTTCGAGCCACGGATATCATGAATAACACTTTAGCCGATTATACCGAGGTGCACATTGACAACTCGCCTCCTAGGGTATCAAATAGCGAGATACAACATAATGCACTCAATGGATCATTTCCTTATACCACTAG GTTGACATTTGACGCATCAGATGACGGTAGCGGTGTCCACAAAATTGCAGTCGACTTGTTTGTTGCAGATTACCCGAACTTTAAACGGACGGAAATTTTCCAGGCAAATcggaaaaat GAATCTGGCGCATGCGCAAGTGACCCTGAATGCCGATGCATCTTGGATACATGTTTTCGACTGAAACAGTCAGTCGATATAGATAACTGCTGGtatttagtgccaaaagaataTCTTAATAGTACAGGAGGAATACAGGTCACTGTATACAACCAAGCTCTTCTTACACAGGCATTTAATTTTTCG ATAAAAAGATTGAGTATCTTGCAAGGATTAGAAGAAT ATTCTGGGCCAACCAACATCAGAGTCGAAGAAAATCTCGCTAGCGGAGTAAGACTTGTGTGGGATCTCCCGGACAAACCGTCTTGCTATGGACGTGTTGACATTGTACTGGTCATAAACATTGGCAATGGACAAATCAGAAAAATTCTGGTCAACAGTGAGGAAAACTCGGTGGATGTTCTTGGTCTTGACCCGGATAAGGAATACAGCGTTTCGTTGAACCTTGGATTTCATGGAACTGAACTTGCAGAGCTCCCGTATTCATTTAGAACAG cTGCTCAAGAGAATCATCTTGACGGTGGAATAATCGCAGGCGTTGTTATCG CTGTATTGGTTCTTATTGGAGCCATGTTAGCTGTGTTTGTGTTGTTACTCCGGAGAGGTTATATGCAACCGGTCAGAAGACGATTGGACGCTATGACAGTTCGATACAGGAAGTCTCGGTTTACTAGACCTCGATCGCATGCGAACCTTAAGGAACgg TCATATAGCAACTCCATGTACATATACGGAGATATGGACTTCAAAGACGTTGATTCTTGGCAACTCAGCAGGAATGATGTTGTACTTGAGAGCCTATTAGCATCCGGATCTTTCGCTGATATATACCTGGCCAGCGTTCAGAACCGAAGAAACCAAATGATCGCAAAAACGCTTAAAC aGGGTTACACAAGCCAAGATGCGTTCTTAATGAAAGCTAAAATCAACTTCTACTCCATGGAAGTTGGCGAGCACGAGAATGTCATCTCCTTTGTTGGCGCTGTGACTGAAAATACTGACA TGGGTCCATTCATCCTGTTCGAGTATTGCAGCAAGGGTCAGTTGAATGATCACTTGTCTACCCTGCGTAGCAACGTGACTGTACAAGTTCACGAACAGTTGCTACATTTTTGTTTGCAAGTGGCTCGTGGAATGGATTTTCTAGCTGCAAAAAAG ATTGTCCACCGGCGTCTAGCAGCTCGTAACGTTCTTCTGGACTCGAACATTACGGCCAAGATTTCTGGCTTTGGACCGATTGCTGGAGATGGGGTAGAGGACGGCATTGATAGGAGACGT GAGAGAATTCCAATCAAGTGGATGGCACCGGAATGTTTGAAATCAACAAAAGATGCAACAGATGAAAAGCGATATCTGGTCGTATGGCGTGGTCCTCTGAGAGATATTTTCACTGG GCGCAGCACCATTCGAAGACATTCGAGGGAAGGAGATACCTGGTCGATTAAAGAGCGGTTACCGTCTGCAAAAGCCAGAGCAGTGTGA